From a single Dendropsophus ebraccatus isolate aDenEbr1 chromosome 8, aDenEbr1.pat, whole genome shotgun sequence genomic region:
- the LOC138798910 gene encoding uncharacterized protein, whose amino-acid sequence MSQTLSFDAEEAASIISNVKATREFLQIPTTVLRSRDYERERRKLTAFELHIATLTEYYKVERIPRGLRSRLRPTLFKEDQDFCLQFENILNKSSFDIILLTIKTLQKKIEESTKKVESIESQLSEQLSTSEWTTLREKTDKAIEEFRSSTESVKRNKFIRDTEDYLYDRVYKWQDQLFYPKDQHSRDPSTSSSEGRPRDRRGRFLGRQPASQPNRPRGRGGARGGAKGPNTERDIPGTQTQVQG is encoded by the exons ATGTCCCAAACCTTATCCTTTGATGCAGAGGAAGCAGCAAGTATCATCTCTAACGTGAAAGCGACAAGGGAATTCTTGCAGATCCCCACAACTGTCCTTCGCTCTAGAGACTACGAACGCGAACGGCGTAAGCTAACGGCATTTGAGCTGCATATAGCAACTCTAACAGAATATTACAAAGTTGAGAGAATCCCGAGAGGACTGCGCAGTCGTCTTCGACCTACCCTCTTCAAGGAGGACCAGGATTTTTGTTTGCAATTCGAAAATATCCTAAATAAAAGTTCCTTTGATATTATCCTCTTAACCATCAAAACTCTTCAAAAAAAGATAGAGGAATCAACCAAGAAGGTGGAAAGCATCGAGAGTCAATTATCAGAACAACTGTCAACCAGCGAGTGGACGACCCTTCGAGAAAAGACCGACAAAGCGATCGAAGAATTTCGGTCTAGCACGGAAAgcgtaaaaagaaataaatttatCCGAGATACCGAGGACTACTTATACGACAGGGTATACAAGTGGCAGGATCAGCTGTTCTATCCCAAGGACCAGCACTCCCGTGATCCATCTACCAGCTCAAGTGAAGGACGTCCCAGAGATCGAAGAGGTCGTTTTTTAGGAAGACAGCCAGCCAGCCAACCCAACCGACCGAGAGGACGAGGAGGCGCACGAGGCGGGGCCAAAGGACCAAACACCGAGAGAGACATTCCAGGGACACAGACCCAAGTACAG GGTTAG